In Miscanthus floridulus cultivar M001 unplaced genomic scaffold, ASM1932011v1 fs_575_1_2, whole genome shotgun sequence, the genomic window TATCTGATGAACTTTTTTGCACATCACATAGTCGTGCTTTTTTTGAACGAAACGGACAGGTATCACATTGTCATAATAGAGAGACAAAAATCAGGTGGAAAGTTCAATTCTATGAGATCATATCAAAATAAGCAAAACTTTGAGTGAAGGTATCACCTCAATAATGATCATGGCACCAGACAAATCGCTATCCATTACGATTGCAAGAAAGTCAGATAACTTCAGAAATTTCCCTTGATTTGCGTACCTTGGGTTCCTTACAAGATAATAATCACTCACTGGGGAAGATATCTTGGCTGTAGATAAAGGGCCAGTCAAAAGGATACTTATGAGTTTGTGCCTTTTGTGAGGTATTCATGTATTTGTAATGTTATTTTCCATTTACTTTTGGTAGTAAAAAGCAACATGGTAAAAATTATATCGACAATGCTACAAAAGAAAACTCACGTTTTAAAGCACTACTGGTAATGTTGGCCCAAGTGAGGTTGAATGTGAAGATTCCTGGTGTAGACTGAATTTCTGGAACAAGAGAAGGAGTGGCGAAAGGTGTTCTCTGAACATTCGTGGTGTCAAGCAGATTAATGGAACTCATGCACATAAGAACTCCATCACTTGTCACTTGAACAGGACAATCAATGACATCTGCGCCATCATCAATGGCACTATGGTAGGCCAGGTCTGTACAGTCCGGATAGTCTCCACTAGCACCATTATGCGAGATAACTAAGGGTTTCCCTGTAAAGAAGCACTACAAATAATTAATAAACTGAGTTGAAATAGAAGATATCCAACCATCATGATACAATTACTAAGGTAGGCCTTACTCCGATATGAAACATACCATGATCAGTCTTATTTGAATTCAGATTAGCAAAACAACCTGCGGATGAGAACATTCAAATGCATTAGCAATGAACTTTATTTGCTTACTTCTTCATAAAAACAACTAAATATCATACTAAGATTTCGCGTGGGCACAAACATATCTTAAAATGTGGTAAGGTTATTAGACTCTACAATTTCAATATATTCATCACTGGACAGTCAACACTTTGAACACTAAGACTAAATGGGGGATTAGGGGACAAACACTCTATTATTAACCCGACGTGTTAGAAAACATAAGTTCCATAGAAGGACTGTAATGTTATGCCTTTACTTAATAAATGTGCAAGTCCAAAATATTGTTATAGTAGAACAGAGGAAGTACTTAAAAGGATAATATAATAGGAAGAAGGTCAAAACCGATAACTACATTGTAGTTGAATCCTTATCATGTAGTAATTCAAAACTTAGTAGCTTACCAATTGCCTCTGATGCAGTAATAGGGTAGTCTGACAGTACACCATCAACAGAGAAGCCACCATCACTGATAAAGTTTAGGTATTCCGCCAAAGGATCGTAGCTGTAGTTATAGGGAATAATTCTATCATTGGCAAAATCAGATGCATATATTTCCAGCCCTGCTTTGTGTGCATCTGTGACAATTGATGTGGACGGCAGTAGATAGTTATCATTTGTCACCTGCCAAATGTAGTCCTTAGGGGCCATTATGCCAGATGCAATAGACTTAATAAACGTCAGGTTACTCAACAGCGAACCATATGTTTGGTTCATAGAGTGATCTAATAGGGCTTTATCAAGAAAGCTATACACAAGCTTTGTTTTGCGACCAACTCTTGCAGATATATTTTTGAGGAAGCCCAGTTCAGGTGACGAGATATAGTCCATGGATACCAGCTTTTTGATTGAAAGTATGTATCTACTCATGTCCAAACCATGTTGTTTGTAGAAGATGGGATGCTACACAtatgaagaaaaaaaaaggaaattagCTTTCGAGTGTAGCATAACACTAGCTagcaacaaaataaataaattatggtTAAGTTCCAAGAATAGTAATTCAACCTGGACATTCAGCCAAACAGCAGACGAGTTGACAAGGTACTGAAAGTCAGTGACACTGACGATAGGATAAATGGCGTCGAATCTCTCAGTGCGAGACCAAATTGATTGCGTTACTGCTCAATATAGTAGATATTCAGTTAAGAAAAATAGCTCACATCATTAGAATAAATTTGTAAGCCCACATGACCGTAGAAATGATTTTGACCAAACAACACACAAAAACAGTACTAAAAAATAATGTCAATGCAAACAACTT contains:
- the LOC136532310 gene encoding glycerophosphodiester phosphodiesterase GDPDL4-like isoform X2 yields the protein MGRSRRHEHEGAERGRGAGGVAAAAAFAALLLGCVVMALVGGAAAAQGPRLPSDYKTLSGAAPLVIAKGGFSGVFPDSSQDAYSLAKDASAPGTAMWCDVQLTKDGVGVCLRDINMNNCTTVGQAYPTRKRAYVIDGVHKTGWFVSDFTINELRSAVYLTQSIWSRTERFDAIYPIVSVTDFQYLVNSSAVWLNVQHPIFYKQHGLDMSRYILSIKKLVSMDYISSPELGFLKNISARVGRKTKLVYSFLDKALLDHSMNQTYGSLLSNLTFIKSIASGIMAPKDYIWQVTNDNYLLPSTSIVTDAHKAGLEIYASDFANDRIIPYNYSYDPLAEYLNFISDGGFSVDGVLSDYPITASEAIGCFANLNSNKTDHGMFHIGGNP
- the LOC136532310 gene encoding glycerophosphodiester phosphodiesterase GDPDL4-like isoform X1, with product MGRSRRHEHEGAERGRGAGGVAAAAAFAALLLGCVVMALVGGAAAAQGPRLPSDYKTLSGAAPLVIAKGGFSGVFPDSSQDAYSLAKDASAPGTAMWCDVQLTKDGVGVCLRDINMNNCTTVGQAYPTRKRAYVIDGVHKTGWFVSDFTINELRSAVYLTQSIWSRTERFDAIYPIVSVTDFQYLVNSSAVWLNVQHPIFYKQHGLDMSRYILSIKKLVSMDYISSPELGFLKNISARVGRKTKLVYSFLDKALLDHSMNQTYGSLLSNLTFIKSIASGIMAPKDYIWQVTNDNYLLPSTSIVTDAHKAGLEIYASDFANDRIIPYNYSYDPLAEYLNFISDGGFSVDGVLSDYPITASEAIGCFANLNSNKTDHGKPLVISHNGASGDYPDCTDLAYHSAIDDGADVIDCPVQVTSDGVLMCMSSINLLDTTNVQRTPFATPSLVPEIQSTPGIFTFNLTWANITSSALKPKISSPVSDYYLVRNPRYANQGKFLKLSDFLAIVMDSDLSGAMIIIEVIPSLKVLLILI